The following are encoded together in the Anoplopoma fimbria isolate UVic2021 breed Golden Eagle Sablefish chromosome 9, Afim_UVic_2022, whole genome shotgun sequence genome:
- the LOC129095839 gene encoding zinc finger protein 271-like, with product MGEVTVEVDSEVTKQDSSLEPLPEPLLIILSPPPPFLPVPGEPTMVWHKWLKAFAHYVEALGENNLVDSSRCVLLQNCLGLEGQRIFTTLIPSETTYTAAISSLTVHFCSDHTSQMSRLQFHQRAQMPGETVDLFVSALEELLRPCSYGDSQDELVLDQLIEKTNCPQLRERLLLERETLTLDKALVIGKEVEFALNGSELFGFHEVSVDIGDDLDPPVQIKRKRGRPRRGEGRPKNNTKPRWTKIPKRSSRYKDNYYYNNDKLYYCENDNVSKSADEACDKAGNENNETSSSSQRMEEEGCDNASEDDDDDDEEDEDFYPSKLKGPYCPICIDKRFRDANKLARHMRTHTKEKPFRCPVCVMTFSQSYHMTRHMRNQHGAGQYVCPTCGKSLGSSAELQSHKRTHASQVEKSTDDDAFCSHAMSEGKDHSTQTDGQSSQQSDQGKSQEIIESHNKVGYDDSNDSIAKNDADSDNSDSEAKETKVTVKMEEKDTDGGKSQDGDSQKEKVASKTKSKGHFCPICVGRRFRGPNKLARHMRTHTKEKPFGCPVCSMTFSQSYHMTRHLRKQHGLGQYICDKCGESLGSWLELKAHKKTHAVEGLTCLACDKQFKEKAALVSHLKLHKKVQTSPRSLVCGDCGKVFGRMYHLKRHIVTHRKATNGEVYTCPDCQKNFAFPEDLNKHLEIHVKENNGTCPKCNETFSSPEELETHMGVHEKSYACNTCGKKFKVEYALKKHEQGHQDEQYYCSLCRKRFIKLSHYKRHIMVHDRRESRCPHCDSVFLQLTALKYHLRTHTDERPYQCTCCIETFEEKEELEQHRLKHRKFKREKPYSCTRCDSAFSSLIELTDHMSSHGGEQPMNCPVCGRTFLNKNKLEKHLSIHSGERPHLCSICGNGFPSAASLKLHIHIHTGEKPFQCLQCSKSFRSSSGLRLHSRQHMEVRPSYECPECGRTYGRMTELKMHQRYHTGDKPYACTCCNKRFISKDKLNVHMRIHTGERPYSCPHCGQTFTQTGDRNRHISKYH from the coding sequence ATGGGTGAAGTGACTGTGGAGGTAGATTCGGAGGTGACAAAGCAGGACTCCTCCTTGGAGCCTCTGCCAGAGCCTCTGCTCATAATCCtgtctccacctccacctttcCTACCCGTCCCTGGTGAGCCGACGATGGTTTGGCATAAGTGGCTCAAAGCGTTTGCACACTACGTCGAGGCGCTCGGCGAAAACAACCTCGTCGACTCCAGTAGGTGTGTGCTCTTACAGAACTGCCTCGGCCTGGAGGGCCAGCGTATCTTCACAACACTGATCCCCAGTGAAACCACCTACACAGCAGCCATCTCCTCGCTGACGGTTCACTTCTGCTCCGATCACACCTCCCAGATGAGCCGCCTCCAGTTTCATCAGAGGGCTCAGATGCCCGGAGAGACCGTGGATCTTTTTGTGTCCGCGTTAGAAGAGCTGCTGCGGCCTTGCAGCTATGGAGACTCACAAGACGAGCTTGTTCTGGATCAGCTGATTGAGAAAACAAACTGCCCACAACTCAGAGAGAGGCTGCTGTTGGAGAGGGAAACTCTGACCTTGGACAAGGCATTAGTCATTGGGAAAGAGGTTGAATTTGCTTTGAATGGATCCGAACTGTTTGGTTTTCACGAGGTCAGTGTCGACATCGGAGACGATTTAGACCCTCCTGTTCAAATAAAACGCAAAAGAGGGCGGCCTCGGCGCGGGGAGGGAAGGCCGAAAAACAACACCAAACCACGCTGGACTAAAATCCCCAAAAGATCATCGAGATACAAAGACAATTACTATTACAACAACGATAAGCTTTATTATTGTGAAAATGACAACGTGTCTAAGAGTGCTGATGAAGCCTGCGATAAAGCAGGTAATGAAAATAACGAAACGTCGTCGTCATcacagaggatggaggaggaaggctGTGACAATGCtagtgaagatgatgatgatgacgacgaaGAAGATGAAGACTTTTACCCGTCTAAACTAAAAGGCCCCTACTGTCCCATCTGTATCGACAAGCGCTTCAGGGACGCAAACAAGCTCGCCAGACACATGAGGACGCACACGAAGGAGAAACCGTTCCGCTGCCCCGTGTGCGTGATGACCTTCAGCCAGTCCTACCACATGACCCGACACATGAGGAACCAGCACGGGGCGGGACAGTACGTCTGCCCCACGTGTGGGAAGAGTTTGGGGAGctcagcagagctgcagagtcacAAGAGGACGCATGCGTCACAAGTAGAAAAATCTACCGACGACGATGCGTTTTGTAGTCACGCCATGTCAGAAGGGAAAGACCATTCGAcccagacagacggacagagctCTCAGCAAAGTGACCAAGGGAAAAGCCAAGAAATAATAGAATCACATAACAAGGTTGGTTATGATGATAGCAATGATAGTATTGCTAAGAATGATGCAGACTCTGATAATAGTGATTCTGAAGCTAAAGAAACTAAAGTTACTGTTAAGATGGAAGAGAAGGACACCGATGGAGGTAAATCTCAAGATGGAGACAGTCAGAAAGAGAAAGTTGCGTCTAAGACCAAATCAAAAGGTCATTTCTGTCCCATCTGCGTGGGCAGGCGCTTCAGAGGGCCGAACAAACTCGCCAGACACATGAGGACGCACACTAAGGAGAAACCGTTCGGCTGCCCGGTGTGCTCCATGACCTTCAGCCAGTCCTACCACATGACCCGACACCTGAGGAAGCAGCACGGCCTGGGCCAGTACATCTGCGATAAATGTGGGGAAAGTTTAGGGAGCTGGCTGGAGCTTAAAGCGCACAAGAAGACTCATGCGGTCGAAGGTCTGACGTGTCTCGCATGTGACAAACAGTTCAAGGAGAAGGCCGCGCTTGTGAGTCATCTCAAATTACACAAGAAAGTCCAGACCAGCCCTCGGAGCCTCGTCTGCGGCGATTGCGGCAAAGTATTCGGCCGAATGTATCACCTGAAAAGGCACATAGTGACGCATCGCAAAGCAACAAACGGGGAGGTTTACACGTGCCCCGATTGTCAGAAGAATTTCGCCTTCCCAGAGGACCTCAACAAGCACCTGGAGATCCATGTGAAGGAAAACAATGGCACGTGTCCGAAGTGTAACGAAACCTTCAGTAGTCCAGAAGAGCTGGAGACGCACATGGGGGTTCACGAAAAGTCGTACGCCTGCAACACCTGTGGGAAGAAGTTTAAGGTCGAGTACGCTCTGAAGAAGCATGAGCAAGGCCACCAGGACGAGCAGTACTACTGTTCCTTGTGCCGCAAACGCTTCATCAAGCTGTCCCACTACAAGAGGCACATAATGGTCCACGACAGACGGGAGTCCAGATGTCCACACTGTGACAGCGTCTTCCTGCAGTTAACGGCTTTGAAGTATCACCTGCGGACTCATACGGATGAGAGGCCGTACCAGTGCACCTGTTGTATCGAGACCTTcgaggagaaggaggagctgGAGCAGCACCGCCTCAAACACAGGAAATTCAAGAGGGAGAAGCCGTACTCGTGCACTCGGTGCGATTCGGCGTTCTCATCGCTGATCGAGCTGACGGACCACATGAGCTCGCACGGCGGAGAGCAGCCGATGAACTGCCCCGTCTGCGGCCGGACTTTCCTCAACAAGAACAAGCTGGAGAAGCACCTGAGCATCCACTCGGGGGAGAGACCCCACCTCTGCTCCATCTGCGGCAACGGCTTCCCCTCGGCCGCCAGCCTCAAGCTGCACATACACATCCACACCGGAGAGAAACCCTTCCAGTGTCTGCAGTGCAGCAAGAGCTTCCGGTCGTCCAGCGGGCTGCGGCTGCACAGCAGGCAGCACATGGAGGTGCGGCCCAGCTACGAGTGTCCCGAGTGCGGCAGGACTTACGGCCGCATGACGGAGCTGAAGATGCACCAGCGCTATCACACGGGCGATAAGCCGTACGCATGCACCTGCTGCAACAAACGCTTTATAAGCAAAGACAAGTTGAACGTTCACATGAGgatccacacaggagagaggcCGTACTCCTGCCCCCACTGCGGACAGACATTTACACAGACcggagacagaaacagacacatcaGTAAATACCACTAG